One Klebsiella electrica genomic window, GAGAAGACGAAAATCGGTCCCAGCACATTGCCGAGGACCTGGACGCGGATAATGGTAAAGGCGCTGGCCCCGGTAGCGCGGGCGGCCTCGATATAGTCCATATGGCGGACCTGGGCGGTGACGCTTTCCGCAATCCGCGCCACCTGCGGCACGAACACCAGCGTCAGCGACAGCAGCGCGTTGCCAATCCCCGCCCCCAGCGCGCCGGAGAGCGCAATCGCCAGCAGCACCGAAGGGAAAGCGTAAAATACATCGACGGTGCGCATAATCAGGGTATTGGTTTTACCGCCCGCATAGCCGGCGATAATGCCGATGGCGCCGCCGATGAAAAAGGCCAACACCACCGGCACAATGCCCATAAACAGCGACAGTCGGGCACCGAGGATCAGGCGCGACAGCATATCGCGCCCCAGTTCATCAGAACCCAGCACAAAGCCGTCGCTGCCGATAGGTTTAAGGCGTAAAAACATCGAGGTCTGATAAGGGTCTTTCACTATCAGCCACGGGCCAAACAGCGCCAGCGCCAACAACAGCAAAATGATGGCGCCGACGATCAGGCCGCCGGGATCGCGCAGCAGGCGGCGAAACACGCCGCGCCAGTAGCCCTGCCTGGCAGCCACAACCGGAGAAACCGGCGCTATTTTCGTCGCGGTATCCACCATAGTCAGCTCCTCTTAATTCGCGGGTCGAGGGTGGTTTGCAGGATATCCACCAGCAGATTGAGCAGCACAAAGAACAGCGCCAGCACCCAGATAGTCCCCTGCAATAGCGGCAGGTCGCGTTGGAAAATCGCCGTGTTCAGCAACAGGCCGGTCCCCGGCCAGGAGAAGACCGTTTCAACGAGAATCGAGCCGCCCATCAAATACCCCACCTGCAGCCCCATCACCGCCAGCGCGGTTGGCGCGGCGTTTTTCACCACGTGGAGGAAGATGCGCGATTCGTTCAGCCCGCGGGCGCGCAGGCCGACGATAAACTCCTGGCTGAGAATGTCCGCCACCTGCGAACGCACGGTGCGGGCGATAATCCCGGTCGGGATCACCGACAGCGTAATCGCCGGCAGCAGCATGAACTGCAGATGCTCCCGGTCCCACTGCCAGCCAATCTCGCCAATCGGTCCGCCGCCGGTGGCCGGCAGCAGGGAAAATTTGACGCTGAAGACGATGACCAGCAGCATGCCCAGCCAGTAATGCGGCACGCTGACGCCGAAAACCGACAGCAGCGACGCCAGGCGATCAACGATGCTGTTGCGAAAGTAACCGGCGACAAAACCAAACAGGCTACCCAGCACAAAGCCGATAAGGGTTGCCAGCAACGCCAGTCGCAGCGAATAGCTGACCGCCGTCAGCACTTCGCCAAGCACCGGCCGCCCGGTCGCCACCGACATGCCTAAATCGCCATGCAGCGCCCGCCATAGCCAGTGCACGAACTGCAAAGGCAGCGGTTTATCAAAGCCATAGGCCTGCATTAATGTCTGGCGCAGCGCTTCGGAGGCGTCCGGCGGCATTACCGAGACCAGCGGATCGCCCGGGGCAATCTGTACCAGCATAAAACAGATCAGCGCCACTCCGAGCATCGTCGGGATGGCCAGCAGAATGCGATATAGCAGCGTATTGATCATCTGTGCCCCCTGTGCGGTTACTCTTTTTTGCTCACCAGACTGAGATCGATAAACCAGCTCTGCGGCTGCACCACGCCGGTCACCGCAGGCGAGATGGCCCGTGGCCCGACATCATGGGCGACAAACAGGAACGGCACCTGATCGACCAGCGCCGCATGCAGTTCCCCAGCCGCTTTATCCATCTCTGCCGGGGTAAAAGCGTGCTTCACCGCCATCGCCAGCCTTTCCGTCTCCGGCGTTGTGAAGTAGCCCCAGTTGGTGGCGACCGGCGGGAAAGCTTTGGCGGTCGAGAAGCGGATCAGGCCGAAATAAGGATCGTTGACCGCCGCGCTGACGTTGATCGCATCTACCCCCTTCGCCGACGGATCTTTCGCCCCCAGACGCCAGTTGGTAAACAGGGTGTTCCATTCCGTCACTTTGATATCGACATTGAAGAAGCAGCTTTTCAGGCTTTGCTGGATGTATTCATTCATCGGCAGCGGCTGCATCTGCCCGGAGCCGGAAGCGGAAGTCGCCACCGTGACATGCAGCGGTTTCGCGGCGCTAAATCCGGCCTCGGTCATCAGCTTGCGGGCGCTGTCCGGGTCGTATTTGATCTGGAAAGTGGGTTTGCCGTGCCACGGACTGTCGGCTTCATAGACGCCGGTCGCTTCGGTCATGTAGCCGCCGAGATAGCTTTTGAGTTCGGCGCGGTTAAGGCACAGGTTGGCGGCTTTGCGCACGCGGATATCTTTCCACGGCGAGCCTTCGGCAAAGGAGAACTGCCACGGCCACAGGTGCGGCTGGGTGTTGGCGTAGATTTTAAAACCCTGGGCCTTAATCTGATCGACCGAATCCGGCGCCGGGGCTTCAATCCAGTCCACCTGTTTTGACAGCAGCGCGGCGGTACGGGCATTGG contains:
- a CDS encoding ABC transporter permease; translation: MVDTATKIAPVSPVVAARQGYWRGVFRRLLRDPGGLIVGAIILLLLALALFGPWLIVKDPYQTSMFLRLKPIGSDGFVLGSDELGRDMLSRLILGARLSLFMGIVPVVLAFFIGGAIGIIAGYAGGKTNTLIMRTVDVFYAFPSVLLAIALSGALGAGIGNALLSLTLVFVPQVARIAESVTAQVRHMDYIEAARATGASAFTIIRVQVLGNVLGPIFVFSTGLISVCMILASGLSFLGLGVRPPEPEWGLMLNTLRTAIYTQPWVAALPGLMIFITSISFNILADRLRTAMAIKE
- a CDS encoding ABC transporter permease, with protein sequence MINTLLYRILLAIPTMLGVALICFMLVQIAPGDPLVSVMPPDASEALRQTLMQAYGFDKPLPLQFVHWLWRALHGDLGMSVATGRPVLGEVLTAVSYSLRLALLATLIGFVLGSLFGFVAGYFRNSIVDRLASLLSVFGVSVPHYWLGMLLVIVFSVKFSLLPATGGGPIGEIGWQWDREHLQFMLLPAITLSVIPTGIIARTVRSQVADILSQEFIVGLRARGLNESRIFLHVVKNAAPTALAVMGLQVGYLMGGSILVETVFSWPGTGLLLNTAIFQRDLPLLQGTIWVLALFFVLLNLLVDILQTTLDPRIKRS
- a CDS encoding ABC transporter substrate-binding protein; amino-acid sequence: MLNNTVLLRKRHLAVAVSGALALFASLQASASTLRIAMTAADIPLTLGQPDQGYEGNRFTGIPLYDALVEWDLSQGEKPSGLVPGLATEWHVDPQNQNRWIFTLRPGVKFHDGSEMNADAIVWNVDKVLNKAAPQYAPGQIGNTLSRMPTLSGAEKIDQYTVALTTSEPDALLPYNITNLFIVSPTAWQKQYDAVPASIGDAAARSKQAWTAFAAQAVGSGPFKMEKLVPRQQLILDKNPDYWNKARIPRVDKVVLIPLPEANARTAALLSKQVDWIEAPAPDSVDQIKAQGFKIYANTQPHLWPWQFSFAEGSPWKDIRVRKAANLCLNRAELKSYLGGYMTEATGVYEADSPWHGKPTFQIKYDPDSARKLMTEAGFSAAKPLHVTVATSASGSGQMQPLPMNEYIQQSLKSCFFNVDIKVTEWNTLFTNWRLGAKDPSAKGVDAINVSAAVNDPYFGLIRFSTAKAFPPVATNWGYFTTPETERLAMAVKHAFTPAEMDKAAGELHAALVDQVPFLFVAHDVGPRAISPAVTGVVQPQSWFIDLSLVSKKE